The following proteins are encoded in a genomic region of Leptospira yasudae:
- a CDS encoding ABC transporter ATP-binding protein — protein sequence MNPGRSYTSEKKEEAAIACTSLSKRFGEPPTYAVQDAEFRLQRGEFVALTGRSGSGKSTLLYMLSGLDQPSSGKVFLNGMDLFSMPSKEAHIFRNLNIGFVFQFHYLLPELTAIENILMPTRKTETNIVKRDEARRLLSEFGLEHCKDKFPSQMSGGEQQRTAIARALIMNPIFLFADEPTGNLDTANGDKAMEILKRINRENRTTVVFVTHDPDYAALAGRRINMVDGRIHSDSLQKTSKAAAR from the coding sequence ATGAATCCGGGGCGATCCTATACGAGTGAAAAGAAGGAAGAGGCCGCGATCGCGTGCACTTCCTTATCCAAACGTTTCGGAGAACCGCCTACATACGCGGTGCAGGACGCGGAGTTTCGTCTGCAGCGGGGAGAGTTCGTCGCATTGACGGGAAGATCCGGTTCCGGAAAATCCACTTTGTTATATATGTTGAGCGGATTGGATCAGCCGAGTTCCGGAAAGGTGTTCCTGAACGGAATGGATCTATTTTCGATGCCGAGCAAGGAAGCGCATATATTCCGAAATCTGAATATAGGGTTCGTATTCCAATTTCATTATCTTCTGCCCGAGCTGACCGCGATCGAAAATATATTGATGCCGACGCGTAAAACGGAAACGAATATCGTTAAGCGGGACGAAGCGAGGCGACTTCTCTCCGAGTTCGGATTGGAACATTGTAAGGACAAATTTCCCTCCCAAATGTCCGGGGGCGAGCAGCAAAGGACCGCAATCGCGCGGGCTTTGATCATGAATCCGATTTTTCTGTTTGCGGACGAACCGACCGGAAATTTGGACACGGCAAACGGGGATAAAGCTATGGAAATCCTAAAGCGGATCAACCGAGAAAACAGAACCACCGTCGTTTTCGTGACGCACGACCCGGATTATGCGGCTCTGGCGGGACGCAGAATCAACATGGTGGACGGAAGAATCCATTCCGATTCCCTGCAAAAGACGAGTAAGGCGGCTGCCCGTTAA
- a CDS encoding ABC transporter permease, with the protein MFFLAIRQLLKRPQQTFLTFLGILLGTAGYVVFSGMMLGFQEYITDQLVNNDAQIRISPRDEVLKKESFEGIFSPDSTVRWINPPSGKTDSTQLTNVKGWFLKLDQDERVEAYAPQLNRQLIFKFGKQTLPGKLQGIDPARQTKVTTIGKYVEKGNLRDLDRGGDMIFAGSGLLEKLGAETGDTLQVVTTNGKLSNVKVGGVFRVGNRMIDDTTVYASLRTVQRITQSNGVISEIAVRLIDVSKAADVATEWSFFTKDKVQSWDQTYESVLSVFKTQNIVRNTTTFTIILVVAFGIYNVLNMVVNHKKREIAILRSVGFDEGDTIRLFIIQGLLLGLLGAACGLIVGAIACYALDGYPIGGKTTKGQVMINVMKISWDYTIYVKAFSLSVITSGIAAYIPAKSASKLSPVEIIRGSA; encoded by the coding sequence ATGTTTTTTCTCGCGATTCGGCAGTTGTTAAAGAGGCCGCAGCAGACTTTTCTGACTTTTTTGGGGATTCTCTTGGGGACCGCCGGATATGTCGTTTTTTCCGGGATGATGTTGGGCTTTCAGGAATATATCACGGATCAACTCGTGAACAACGACGCGCAGATCCGCATCTCTCCCAGAGACGAAGTTTTAAAGAAGGAAAGTTTCGAAGGAATTTTCTCTCCCGACTCGACCGTACGATGGATCAATCCTCCTTCGGGAAAAACGGATTCTACTCAGCTAACAAACGTTAAAGGTTGGTTTTTGAAATTGGATCAGGACGAACGCGTGGAAGCGTATGCCCCGCAGCTCAATAGACAACTGATCTTCAAATTCGGAAAGCAGACCTTGCCCGGAAAACTGCAAGGGATCGATCCCGCCCGTCAAACCAAAGTGACGACGATCGGTAAATACGTGGAAAAGGGGAATCTTCGCGATCTCGATCGGGGAGGTGATATGATTTTCGCCGGTTCCGGATTGTTGGAAAAACTCGGCGCCGAAACCGGCGATACTCTTCAAGTGGTTACCACGAACGGTAAATTATCCAACGTCAAAGTCGGCGGAGTCTTTCGAGTCGGGAATCGAATGATCGACGATACGACCGTCTACGCGTCTCTGAGGACGGTTCAACGAATCACGCAGTCGAACGGAGTCATATCGGAAATCGCCGTTCGATTGATAGACGTTTCGAAAGCGGCCGATGTCGCCACGGAGTGGTCTTTTTTCACCAAGGACAAGGTTCAAAGCTGGGATCAAACGTATGAAAGCGTGTTGTCCGTGTTCAAAACGCAGAATATCGTAAGAAATACGACTACGTTCACGATCATACTAGTCGTCGCTTTCGGAATATACAATGTTTTGAATATGGTTGTGAATCATAAAAAAAGGGAAATCGCGATTCTTCGGTCCGTCGGTTTTGACGAAGGAGATACGATCCGACTCTTTATCATACAAGGGCTCTTGTTGGGTTTGCTCGGAGCAGCTTGCGGTTTGATCGTGGGGGCGATCGCGTGTTACGCTTTGGACGGTTATCCGATCGGCGGTAAAACGACCAAGGGACAAGTGATGATCAACGTGATGAAGATTTCCTGGGATTATACGATCTACGTTAAGGCTTTCAGCTTATCCGTGATCACGAGCGGAATCGCGGCTTATATTCCCGCGAAGTCCGCGTCGAAACTTTCTCCCGTCGAAATCATACGGGGTAGCGCATGA